Below is a genomic region from Henckelia pumila isolate YLH828 chromosome 3, ASM3356847v2, whole genome shotgun sequence.
TGGCATGGTCGATATATGTCTATTTTCGAATTACAAAGAGATGTAATCGAACCGACTCAACTACTTATAAATTTACCGGATTTCGGTATTCGATGTATAACACGATCCAAAACCGGGTTGCAACCAACGAGTTGTTGACGGAATCTTAATAGATTTTGGACCTAGTTCAGATTAGATTGGAATCAACTTTAAAGTTTTCAAATATCAGTATGTGCCTAAATTTGTTATTTGTCAAGCATTGAATTatgaaaaaacaaatatattatttgttaaGCACAAATGACAATTACCAAACTACAAACTACTTTTAAAGTTGCGTTTGGGTAGAATAATTTCAAATCtatagaaacaaaaatcaaattttaaattcataCACTATTTATTTACACATTAGTTATATAAAATAGAATTGATTTCAAATAACACTATTATTGGGTGGACTTGAAATCCACCTTAATTGTCGTGACATACTAATAAAcatgaaaataatatatttgaatatatttaaaatctATTGATTTGAACTATTTTCATTCAAACACGATATTAAAGGAATTACATTATCATTGATAACTAGTCATCGGAGCATACGCGTTGCAAGTGTATAAAGTTTCTATTTTTTAGTTAAAAATgtatactattttttttaaaaaaattaaatgttgaAAAATAAGTGAGTTTGTGGGTTTGTGACATTAAACGTGTGTTTGGATGTTAAGAAGTGGTCATGTTGGTTTTTaagaacaataaaataaaatattaatatttaaatactAAATAAGTTAGTTAATATCAAGGGTATTTATGTCTACACACATTTATGATCAAAAGTAGTTATTCTAAGTGGTTAAGCCATTATAAGATAGTAAGATAGTAAGATAACATAGACATGAATTGACATAGCAAGTCAATTGATTCTCGATCTAGTTTACGAAAGTGTCGATGCTACCACATTGGGGTAGTGCCCAATGGGATATCCACGATCCATATTTTATGCAAGTGAGATGTTCACATGAACATCTAACTTGCATAAAAAAACGAACCGTTAGATCTGACATGTGGGTAGTACTTCCCTAGTTTCCCATACATTTTGAGTGTTGCAATAAAGATTTTGCGGACATCTTGGTATTTCACAAATATTGGAGGTAATTAGTACGCTATTTATATTGTTCTTCCAAAATCTCGATATATACGTACCAATTTAGGGTTGAGTCGATGCTACCCGCAGGGTAGTGCCCTGCGGGTGACGTGGCGGCTCATGATTGGTcactaattttgaccaatcatgagATTACATGTCATCCGCAGGGTAGTGCCCTGCGGGCGGCATATACTAAACCCAATTTAGATACATATTTTTCTTAATACCGAAAATTTTACTTCAATGCCATTGAAAATTTCGATATATGGCCGAGCCCCATTGGATTGGATGATTCCATGGGCTCTAGGGCCCATAACATATTTTATTTCtgtaaatataaaatttcatagCAATTAGGGCTTTTacgatttattattattacaagaatttaaaaagaaaaattggGCTGCTGACATGCGAAGTAAGAAAAAAACAGCGGGCGAGCCTGAGGAAGATCCGATTGCTCATCCTCAGTCCCAGCTGTATGTGAATCGCCTTTACTCCTCTCGCCTGATTCTTGTTTGTGATTGTGTCATTGTATGTGAAATCTGATGGTTGCAAATGGGTGTTCATGCAGTTGCTTTGATGGAGAAAGTCTTGCCACTCTTCTCGAATCATTCCAGAGGTAGTGTTAATTTGTTCAATATGAGGGATGCAAATTTTGTGCGCATACCTGTTGATTTGGCTTTGGTGTTGCTTTTATTGGAATATGAGTTGAAtgtttttgcttttgaattGGGTTGGATTGAGGAAACTTTGATGGCTTTTTTGGGCAGGGGGATAGAATCGGCTAGAGCTCTGGATGCAACTTTACCTTATAAATTTTGGGTCAAGGTTCTAATTTTGTATTGATGATGTTCATTTTAGTTTCCCTTCTCTGCTGGCTCTGGTCGTGTTTCTCCATTTTCATTCTGTTTTTGTATCAACGAAAGAATTGATTTTTTGTGATTATCAGCAACAATTTTCAGTTGGGGTGAATGAAGTCACGCGTGTGCTTGAGCGGATGCCTCCGAGACTTCGCGTAGCGGGGTCTTCTGAGGAGTCTCCTTCGCCCAATCTTGATGATAGCAAAGCCCCGGGAATCTACCTTCAGGTCGATTTATGTGGTTATTCCCATTTCTTGGCGCTTTCATCTACTCGTGGTGGACTCATTTTGTGATTTGCTAACTCTAATTCTGTTTGGTTGTGCCGCGCATTGGTTTCCGGCTAGTGTTTGAACATTTCGATTCCAGTTTATACAGTGCTCTATGAAATGTTCTATTGTTGAAGTAATTCCACGGCTTTGATTTCATTACCCCTCTTACTTTTGGCCATTTGAAGTGATGATCATCTTCTCCGAATCAATGCCTGCTAGCCGCGCGATGCGCATTTTAACAAGAGATTAAATGTTGTGCATGTGTAGGCAATATTTCTAGCATCCGATTGCAATCCTCGGTGGCTTACGAAACATCTGCCTGCATTGGCATCTTCAAGAAACGTGCCTCTCATATTTGTGAAAGATAGCAAGAGAGGTTCTTTAAGACTAGGTGAGCtgattaagataaaaacagcaATAGCAATAGGCATCAAGGTGAGGAGCCCCCTTATTGCAACTTATTTTACATAGTTTCAGTTTTCTGTTTAGTTATTTGCATTTGATTTGTTTTGCAAATTACTCAGGGTAGAggaaattctatcaaccaacTAATTGAGAAGATCCTTCTTGGTGGCAAGATTGATGATAACATTGAGAACCCAGAGCTTCTTCATTATTTCGACGAGTGACTAAAAGCTTAATCACGCCTGCTTCATGTGTATACACAAGATACTTATTTTTTGGCCAAGGAAGCACAGGAGAGCCATTTTCTTGTATTCCATCTAGATTATTGTATCGAGTAGATATATAGTTTTGGTCAGTATATCAGCTTTAATTAGCgagagttaaaaaaaaaaagtgcccCAAGTGGATAAGTCggttatcattattatttttagctGGGGAAGCTTTAATTAGATATTTCGGCTCAAATTTTGAGACTTTGACGACAAATGAGTTATATGTCAATATGTCATTTCTAAGAAGAGTGTCTTTGTATATGTCGATATATCAGTTGTAACATTGTCACAAGACTCACAACTCAAGTGGGTATGAATTAGTTTGACCTCTCTTATTTTAGGGAAGGTGGTGCCATCAACTcagtctttgattttgaaaCACAAGCTTCGTATTTTAATGTCTACCCTTTAATTTTAAGTAAATATCGAGGAATATTtactcaaaaattaaaatttgaggtAAATTGACATATAGATAATAAAGAGCGTCTAAGATCTCTCTTCTTTtgtctttttcattttttttaaaatttttttcttcttcagagAGCGTTATagtttttagaaattttttctCAACTTTCTTTTAACAAAAATTTCCAAACACTACATTAATCTAAATTTAAGAGTTTGGAGCATCGCATTGTTAGTATCAACATACGATCTCTAATTTCcgaaa
It encodes:
- the LOC140892498 gene encoding uncharacterized protein, which codes for MRSKKKTAGEPEEDPIAHPQSQLCFDGESLATLLESFQRGIESARALDATLPYKFWVKQQFSVGVNEVTRVLERMPPRLRVAGSSEESPSPNLDDSKAPGIYLQAIFLASDCNPRWLTKHLPALASSRNVPLIFVKDSKRGSLRLGELIKIKTAIAIGIKGRGNSINQLIEKILLGGKIDDNIENPELLHYFDE